In the Emys orbicularis isolate rEmyOrb1 chromosome 3, rEmyOrb1.hap1, whole genome shotgun sequence genome, one interval contains:
- the TBXT gene encoding T-box transcription factor T isoform X3 translates to MSSPGTESSGKSLQYRVDHLLSAVENELQAGSEKGDPTERELRVTLEENELWLRFKELTNEMIVTKNGRRMFPVLKVSVSGLDPNAMYSFLLDFVAADNHRWKYVNGEWVPGGKPEPQAPSCVYIHPDSPNFGAHWMKAPVSFSKVKLTNKLNGGGQIMLNSLHKYEPRIHIVRVGGPQRMITSHSFPETQFIAVTAYQNEEITALKIKYNPFAKAFLDAKERSDHKDMMDEVGDNQQSGYSQSYADNSSACLSMLQSHDNWSSLGVPTHTSMLPMSHSTGTSTSSSQYPNLWSVNNSTITPVSQSGGMSNGLSSQFLRGSPAHYPPLPHSVTASSSGSLLYDAGTPTDISDSQYDTSAHNRLASTWTPVTPPSM, encoded by the exons atgagTTCTCCCGGCACGGAGAGCTCCGGCAAGAGCTTGCAGTACCGGGTGGACCATCTCCTGAGCGCGGTGGAAAACGAGCTGCAGGCTGGCAGCGAGAAGGGAGACCCCACGGAGCGGGAGCTACGAGTCACTCTGGAGGAGAATGAGCTGTGGCTGCGCTTCAAGGAGCTCACCAACGAGATGATCGTGACCAAGAACGGCAG GCGGATGTTCCCCGTGCTGAAGGTGAGCGTGTCCGGCCTGGACCCCAACGCTATGTACTCCTTCCTGCTGGACTTCGTGGCCGCCGACAATCACCGCTGGAAGTACGTGAACGGGGAGTGGGTCCCCGGGGGCAAACCCGAGCCGCAGGCCCCGAGCTGCGTCTACATCCACCCGGACTCGCCCAACTTCGGAGCGCACTGGATGAAGGCGCCCGTTTCCTTCAGCAAAGTCAAACTCACCAACAAGCTCAATGGAGGGGGGCAG ATCATGTTGAACTCCTTGCACAAGTATGAGCCTAGGATTCATATAGTGAGAGTTGGTGGCCCTCAGCGTATGATAACCAGCCATTCCTTCCCAGAGACCCAGTTTATAGCTGTGACAGCTTATCAGAATGAGGAG atcacagctttaaaaattaaatacaatccATTTGCAAAGGCTTTCCTTGATGCAAAAGAAAG AAGTGATCACAAAGATATGATGGATGAAGTTGGAGACAATCAACAGTCTGGGTATTCACAGT CCTATGCTGATAATTCCTCGGCCTGTCTTTCCATGCTCCAATCCCATGACAACTGGTCCAGTCTAGGAGTTCCCACACACACTAGTATGCTGCCCATGAGTCACAGCACTGGCACATCTACCAGCTCCAG TCAGTATCCCAACTTGTGGTCTGTGAATAACAGCACCATCACACCCGTGTCTCAATCAGGTGGGATGTCCAATGGACTGAGCTCCCAGTTTTTGCGAGGCTCTCCAGCACACTACCCACCCCTTCCTCACTCTGTCACTGCCTCCTCCTCGGGATCTCTGCTGTATGACGCTGGCACACCAACAGACATTTCTGACAGTCAGTATGATACCTCTGCACATAATAGGCTGGCATCCACATGGACTCCTGTCACACCACCTTCCATGTAA
- the TBXT gene encoding T-box transcription factor T isoform X1 yields the protein MSSPGTESSGKSLQYRVDHLLSAVENELQAGSEKGDPTERELRVTLEENELWLRFKELTNEMIVTKNGRRMFPVLKVSVSGLDPNAMYSFLLDFVAADNHRWKYVNGEWVPGGKPEPQAPSCVYIHPDSPNFGAHWMKAPVSFSKVKLTNKLNGGGQIMLNSLHKYEPRIHIVRVGGPQRMITSHSFPETQFIAVTAYQNEEITALKIKYNPFAKAFLDAKERSDHKDMMDEVGDNQQSGYSQLGGWLIPGTGSLCPPSNPHAQFGAPLSLSSAHSCERFSSLRNHRSAPYPNPYAHRNNSPTYADNSSACLSMLQSHDNWSSLGVPTHTSMLPMSHSTGTSTSSSQYPNLWSVNNSTITPVSQSGGMSNGLSSQFLRGSPAHYPPLPHSVTASSSGSLLYDAGTPTDISDSQYDTSAHNRLASTWTPVTPPSM from the exons atgagTTCTCCCGGCACGGAGAGCTCCGGCAAGAGCTTGCAGTACCGGGTGGACCATCTCCTGAGCGCGGTGGAAAACGAGCTGCAGGCTGGCAGCGAGAAGGGAGACCCCACGGAGCGGGAGCTACGAGTCACTCTGGAGGAGAATGAGCTGTGGCTGCGCTTCAAGGAGCTCACCAACGAGATGATCGTGACCAAGAACGGCAG GCGGATGTTCCCCGTGCTGAAGGTGAGCGTGTCCGGCCTGGACCCCAACGCTATGTACTCCTTCCTGCTGGACTTCGTGGCCGCCGACAATCACCGCTGGAAGTACGTGAACGGGGAGTGGGTCCCCGGGGGCAAACCCGAGCCGCAGGCCCCGAGCTGCGTCTACATCCACCCGGACTCGCCCAACTTCGGAGCGCACTGGATGAAGGCGCCCGTTTCCTTCAGCAAAGTCAAACTCACCAACAAGCTCAATGGAGGGGGGCAG ATCATGTTGAACTCCTTGCACAAGTATGAGCCTAGGATTCATATAGTGAGAGTTGGTGGCCCTCAGCGTATGATAACCAGCCATTCCTTCCCAGAGACCCAGTTTATAGCTGTGACAGCTTATCAGAATGAGGAG atcacagctttaaaaattaaatacaatccATTTGCAAAGGCTTTCCTTGATGCAAAAGAAAG AAGTGATCACAAAGATATGATGGATGAAGTTGGAGACAATCAACAGTCTGGGTATTCACAGT TAGGTGGCTGGCTTATTCCTGGAACTGGGAGTCTGTGCCCCCCCTCCAATCCTCATGCTCAATTTGGAGCACCTCTATCACTGTCCTCTGCTCACAGCTGTGAAAGATTCTCATCGCTGAGGAATCATCGTTCTGCCCCTTACCCCAATCCATACGCCCATAGAAACAACTCTCCAA CCTATGCTGATAATTCCTCGGCCTGTCTTTCCATGCTCCAATCCCATGACAACTGGTCCAGTCTAGGAGTTCCCACACACACTAGTATGCTGCCCATGAGTCACAGCACTGGCACATCTACCAGCTCCAG TCAGTATCCCAACTTGTGGTCTGTGAATAACAGCACCATCACACCCGTGTCTCAATCAGGTGGGATGTCCAATGGACTGAGCTCCCAGTTTTTGCGAGGCTCTCCAGCACACTACCCACCCCTTCCTCACTCTGTCACTGCCTCCTCCTCGGGATCTCTGCTGTATGACGCTGGCACACCAACAGACATTTCTGACAGTCAGTATGATACCTCTGCACATAATAGGCTGGCATCCACATGGACTCCTGTCACACCACCTTCCATGTAA
- the TBXT gene encoding T-box transcription factor T isoform X2 encodes MSSPGTESSGKSLQYRVDHLLSAVENELQAGSEKGDPTERELRVTLEENELWLRFKELTNEMIVTKNGRRMFPVLKVSVSGLDPNAMYSFLLDFVAADNHRWKYVNGEWVPGGKPEPQAPSCVYIHPDSPNFGAHWMKAPVSFSKVKLTNKLNGGGQIMLNSLHKYEPRIHIVRVGGPQRMITSHSFPETQFIAVTAYQNEEITALKIKYNPFAKAFLDAKERSDHKDMMDEVGDNQQSGYSQCGWLIPGTGSLCPPSNPHAQFGAPLSLSSAHSCERFSSLRNHRSAPYPNPYAHRNNSPTYADNSSACLSMLQSHDNWSSLGVPTHTSMLPMSHSTGTSTSSSQYPNLWSVNNSTITPVSQSGGMSNGLSSQFLRGSPAHYPPLPHSVTASSSGSLLYDAGTPTDISDSQYDTSAHNRLASTWTPVTPPSM; translated from the exons atgagTTCTCCCGGCACGGAGAGCTCCGGCAAGAGCTTGCAGTACCGGGTGGACCATCTCCTGAGCGCGGTGGAAAACGAGCTGCAGGCTGGCAGCGAGAAGGGAGACCCCACGGAGCGGGAGCTACGAGTCACTCTGGAGGAGAATGAGCTGTGGCTGCGCTTCAAGGAGCTCACCAACGAGATGATCGTGACCAAGAACGGCAG GCGGATGTTCCCCGTGCTGAAGGTGAGCGTGTCCGGCCTGGACCCCAACGCTATGTACTCCTTCCTGCTGGACTTCGTGGCCGCCGACAATCACCGCTGGAAGTACGTGAACGGGGAGTGGGTCCCCGGGGGCAAACCCGAGCCGCAGGCCCCGAGCTGCGTCTACATCCACCCGGACTCGCCCAACTTCGGAGCGCACTGGATGAAGGCGCCCGTTTCCTTCAGCAAAGTCAAACTCACCAACAAGCTCAATGGAGGGGGGCAG ATCATGTTGAACTCCTTGCACAAGTATGAGCCTAGGATTCATATAGTGAGAGTTGGTGGCCCTCAGCGTATGATAACCAGCCATTCCTTCCCAGAGACCCAGTTTATAGCTGTGACAGCTTATCAGAATGAGGAG atcacagctttaaaaattaaatacaatccATTTGCAAAGGCTTTCCTTGATGCAAAAGAAAG AAGTGATCACAAAGATATGATGGATGAAGTTGGAGACAATCAACAGTCTGGGTATTCACAGT GTGGCTGGCTTATTCCTGGAACTGGGAGTCTGTGCCCCCCCTCCAATCCTCATGCTCAATTTGGAGCACCTCTATCACTGTCCTCTGCTCACAGCTGTGAAAGATTCTCATCGCTGAGGAATCATCGTTCTGCCCCTTACCCCAATCCATACGCCCATAGAAACAACTCTCCAA CCTATGCTGATAATTCCTCGGCCTGTCTTTCCATGCTCCAATCCCATGACAACTGGTCCAGTCTAGGAGTTCCCACACACACTAGTATGCTGCCCATGAGTCACAGCACTGGCACATCTACCAGCTCCAG TCAGTATCCCAACTTGTGGTCTGTGAATAACAGCACCATCACACCCGTGTCTCAATCAGGTGGGATGTCCAATGGACTGAGCTCCCAGTTTTTGCGAGGCTCTCCAGCACACTACCCACCCCTTCCTCACTCTGTCACTGCCTCCTCCTCGGGATCTCTGCTGTATGACGCTGGCACACCAACAGACATTTCTGACAGTCAGTATGATACCTCTGCACATAATAGGCTGGCATCCACATGGACTCCTGTCACACCACCTTCCATGTAA